From a single Aspergillus puulaauensis MK2 DNA, chromosome 2, nearly complete sequence genomic region:
- the BNA1_1 gene encoding 3-hydroxyanthranilate 3,4-dioxygenase (COG:E;~EggNog:ENOG410PNFY;~InterPro:IPR014710,IPR011051,IPR010329;~PFAM:PF06052;~go_function: GO:0000334 - 3-hydroxyanthranilate 3,4-dioxygenase activity [Evidence IEA];~go_function: GO:0005506 - iron ion binding [Evidence IEA];~go_process: GO:0055114 - oxidation-reduction process [Evidence IEA]), translated as MLTPALNIPKWLEANSHLLQPPVNNYCIYHPSSPSTSGYTVMIVGGPNARTDYHINSTPEFFYQYRGSMLLKAVDMSVSPPVFQDIPIHEGSVFLLPANTPHCPVRFRDTVGVVMEQPRAEGAEDAMRWYCRGCGEVVWEKRFVCTDLGTQVKEVVMEFAGDEVKKTCKACGLVAESKYKDGEIVQPPRFPE; from the coding sequence tcccacctcctccagccacCTGTCAACAACTACTGCATCTACCatccttcctccccctctACATCTGGCTACACAGTAATGATCGTCGGCGGCCCCAACGCCCGAACAGACTACCACATAAACTCGACACCGGAATTCTTCTACCAATACCGGGGGTCAATGCTGCTCAAGGCAGTGGACATGTCTGTTTCGCCGCCTGTCTTCCAGGACATTCCTATCCATGAGGGTTCGGTATTCCTGCTACCCGCGAACACGCCGCACTGTCCGGTGCGGTTTAGGGATACGGTTGGGGTTGTGATGGAGCAGCCGAGAGCTGAGGGggcggaggatgcgatgCGGTGGTATTGTCGGGGGTGTGGAGAGGTTGTATGGGAGAAGAGGTTTGTTTGTACGGACCTGGGGACGCaggtgaaggaggttgtgATGGAGTTTGCTGGGgacgaggtgaagaagacgtGTAAGGCTTGTGGGCTGGTTGCGGAGTCGAAGTATAAGGATGGGGAGATTGTTCAGCCTCCTAGGTTTCCAGAGTAG